A part of Terriglobus roseus genomic DNA contains:
- a CDS encoding valine--tRNA ligase has protein sequence MPNELPKAYDPAAIEQKWADFWVAEKLFDTPLNQPSDGRKPFVMLLPPPNVTGRLHMGHMLNQTEMDILARWHRMLGEESVWVPGTDHAGIATQMMVEKQLKAEGTNRKELGRDAFLDRVWQWKSQYGGAITTQMKRLGASVDWGREYFTMDENLSNAVTEAFVRLHEQGLIYRGSYIVNWDPIQQTAVSDLEVEHKETVGKIYHLRYPFADGSGSIVIATTRPETMLGDVAVVVNPEDERYKAFVGKTIKLPLVGREIPLLADEWAKPEFGTGAVKVTPAHDPNDYEIGKRHQLAELTIMDETAHIDLPGSPYHGLDRYEARKKILEDLEAQGLLVEIKDHTLAIATSQRSGAVIEPRLSMQWFIKIQPLADKAIAAVEEGHIKFTPPMYAKTYFEWMRNIHDWCISRQLWWGHRIPAYHCPQCGTTCVARTRPERCGSCDHAELQQETDVLDTWFSSGLLPFTVFGWPEPTEDSAKFYPTDLLVTGFDILFFWVARMIMLGTHFMLDVPMPDGSKRELKDAVPFRDVYIHALVRDADRQKMSKTKGNVIDPIEIIERFGTDAVRFTLASQASPGTDIAFSEARTEGYRAFANKIWNAARFLFLQIDRARTAGYKMTMGAANPVGALPEITPIETRWIFARLNAVTVEVDNALKDYRFDEAANAVYQFFWGEFCDWYLELVKLRLDFPELKEGEQPIQNPETAISLAGLVGVFEASLRLLSPFMPFLTEELWHALYEGKPYAKSIALTRFPQPSDFPADDATVSAINTLQELINTIRGLRKDLGVPEKEAAPILIHGDHRTLALADAHRDMLAKLARVSDVDFASETLTGTDARSGVGFDVRVVYERQIDVPAERERLTKEIAKLTKGLEAANRQLGNEGFMAKAPANVIEGLKKQQSETQLLYDKAKAALEALPA, from the coding sequence CCCCGCCGCCATCGAACAGAAATGGGCGGACTTCTGGGTCGCCGAAAAACTTTTCGACACCCCGCTGAACCAGCCCTCCGATGGCCGCAAGCCATTTGTCATGCTGCTGCCGCCGCCCAACGTCACGGGCCGACTGCACATGGGCCACATGCTCAACCAGACGGAGATGGACATCCTCGCTCGCTGGCACCGCATGCTGGGCGAAGAAAGCGTCTGGGTACCCGGCACCGACCACGCCGGCATCGCCACGCAGATGATGGTGGAAAAGCAGCTCAAGGCTGAAGGCACCAACCGCAAAGAGCTTGGCCGCGACGCGTTCCTCGATCGCGTGTGGCAGTGGAAGTCGCAGTACGGCGGCGCCATCACCACGCAGATGAAGCGCCTCGGCGCATCCGTCGATTGGGGCCGCGAATACTTCACCATGGACGAGAACCTGTCCAACGCGGTGACAGAAGCTTTCGTGCGCCTGCATGAACAGGGCCTCATCTATCGCGGCAGCTACATCGTCAACTGGGACCCCATCCAGCAGACCGCCGTGTCCGACCTCGAAGTCGAACACAAGGAAACCGTCGGCAAAATCTATCACCTGCGCTATCCCTTCGCAGATGGCAGCGGCTCCATCGTCATCGCAACCACGCGCCCTGAGACCATGCTCGGCGACGTTGCTGTTGTGGTGAACCCGGAAGATGAACGTTACAAGGCATTCGTCGGCAAGACCATCAAGCTGCCGTTGGTAGGCCGTGAAATCCCACTGCTCGCAGACGAATGGGCCAAGCCTGAATTCGGCACCGGCGCTGTTAAGGTAACGCCTGCGCATGATCCGAATGACTACGAGATCGGCAAGCGCCATCAGTTAGCTGAGTTAACCATCATGGACGAGACCGCGCACATCGACCTGCCCGGCTCGCCGTACCACGGCCTCGATCGTTACGAAGCGCGCAAGAAGATTCTCGAAGACCTGGAAGCACAGGGCCTGCTCGTCGAGATCAAGGACCACACACTTGCGATTGCAACTTCGCAGCGCAGCGGCGCAGTCATTGAGCCGCGCTTGTCGATGCAGTGGTTCATCAAGATTCAGCCGCTCGCAGACAAGGCCATCGCAGCCGTTGAAGAAGGTCACATCAAGTTCACGCCACCGATGTACGCCAAGACGTACTTCGAGTGGATGCGCAACATCCATGACTGGTGCATCTCGCGTCAGTTGTGGTGGGGCCATCGCATCCCGGCGTATCACTGCCCGCAGTGCGGCACCACCTGCGTTGCACGCACACGTCCGGAACGTTGCGGCTCTTGCGATCACGCAGAACTGCAACAGGAAACCGACGTACTCGACACATGGTTCTCCAGTGGCCTTCTGCCGTTCACAGTCTTTGGCTGGCCAGAGCCAACAGAAGACTCTGCAAAGTTCTACCCAACAGATCTTCTCGTCACCGGCTTTGACATCCTCTTCTTCTGGGTGGCCCGCATGATCATGTTGGGCACGCACTTCATGCTTGATGTGCCCATGCCCGATGGCAGCAAGCGCGAACTGAAAGATGCCGTACCCTTCCGCGATGTCTACATCCACGCACTCGTGCGCGATGCTGATCGTCAGAAGATGTCCAAGACCAAGGGCAACGTAATCGACCCCATTGAGATCATCGAACGCTTCGGCACAGACGCTGTGCGCTTCACACTCGCATCACAGGCTTCGCCCGGTACAGACATCGCATTCAGCGAAGCGCGTACCGAAGGCTATCGCGCTTTCGCCAACAAGATCTGGAACGCTGCACGCTTCCTCTTCCTGCAGATCGACCGCGCACGCACCGCTGGTTACAAGATGACCATGGGCGCTGCGAACCCGGTCGGCGCTCTGCCTGAGATCACGCCCATTGAAACGCGCTGGATCTTCGCGCGCCTCAATGCCGTGACCGTTGAAGTAGACAACGCGTTGAAGGACTACCGTTTCGACGAAGCTGCCAACGCGGTCTATCAATTCTTCTGGGGCGAGTTCTGCGACTGGTATCTGGAACTCGTGAAGCTGCGTCTCGACTTCCCGGAACTCAAGGAAGGCGAACAGCCCATCCAGAACCCGGAGACGGCAATCTCGCTCGCAGGCCTGGTCGGCGTCTTCGAAGCATCGCTGCGCCTGTTGTCGCCATTCATGCCCTTCCTCACGGAAGAGCTATGGCACGCACTCTACGAAGGCAAGCCCTACGCAAAGAGCATCGCACTCACACGCTTCCCGCAACCCAGTGACTTCCCGGCAGACGACGCAACGGTCTCTGCCATCAACACGCTGCAGGAACTCATCAACACCATTCGTGGCCTGCGCAAGGACCTCGGAGTTCCTGAAAAGGAAGCCGCTCCCATCCTCATCCACGGCGACCACCGCACTCTTGCACTCGCCGACGCGCACCGTGACATGCTGGCAAAGCTCGCGCGCGTTAGCGACGTAGACTTCGCCTCAGAAACGCTCACCGGTACCGATGCACGTTCCGGCGTTGGCTTCGATGTACGCGTAGTCTACGAGCGCCAGATCGACGTCCCCGCGGAACGCGAACGACTCACCAAGGAGATCGCCAAGCTCACCAAGGGCTTGGAGGCAGCCAACCGCCAGTTGGGTAACGAAGGCTTCATGGCCAAGGCCCCGGCAAACGTCATTGAAGGCCTGAAGAAACAGCAGTCTGAAACGCAATTGCTTTACGACAAGGCAAAGGCCGCACTCGAAGCACTGCCTGCGTAA
- a CDS encoding TIGR03435 family protein, with the protein MRFGVSARIALAAVMFTAIPCTVVSARAASAQAAEAKSNIEGTWQGAVRQPDGRDNRWVVKIEKAPTGWKGTLWFIDQKSPAIPIDKVAFTDGTLSLDIRLTGLTYEGKISPDGNTIAGTRTAGDNKASLIFVRATNETAWAIPEPPKPVPLMDPKADPSWEVATIKPAPPDEKGKGFGGRPRHFQTFNTTLNDLIFFAYGLNPKQLEGGDAWRESEKFDITTGEPNEPGAPDPLQMESMMKKLIAERFGLKFHMVKKEMSAYVISVAKGGPKLTPSTADPRTGSGFGFPGKLGNLVFRNITMDGFASWMQGGVFDRPCVNHTGIEGHFDGSLKWSPDETQFQIFGVKIVPDESADAPPPITTAMEQQLGLKLTTERTAVDVMVIDHVERPSDN; encoded by the coding sequence ATGCGCTTTGGTGTAAGTGCCCGCATCGCATTAGCCGCAGTTATGTTCACTGCTATTCCTTGTACCGTTGTGTCTGCACGAGCAGCATCCGCACAAGCTGCAGAAGCGAAATCAAACATCGAAGGCACCTGGCAGGGCGCGGTGCGTCAGCCTGATGGCCGCGACAATCGGTGGGTGGTGAAGATTGAAAAGGCGCCGACCGGTTGGAAGGGCACCTTGTGGTTCATCGATCAGAAGTCCCCTGCGATTCCAATCGATAAGGTCGCGTTCACTGACGGAACGCTGAGTCTCGACATCAGGCTCACCGGCCTAACGTATGAAGGGAAGATATCGCCGGACGGCAATACTATCGCCGGTACACGCACGGCGGGCGATAACAAGGCATCGCTGATCTTCGTGCGCGCTACGAATGAGACGGCATGGGCTATCCCGGAACCGCCCAAGCCGGTACCGCTCATGGACCCCAAGGCCGACCCCTCCTGGGAAGTTGCCACCATCAAGCCTGCGCCACCAGATGAGAAGGGTAAAGGATTCGGCGGCCGGCCACGTCACTTCCAGACCTTCAACACCACTCTGAATGACCTCATCTTCTTTGCCTACGGACTCAATCCGAAGCAGTTAGAAGGCGGCGATGCATGGCGGGAGTCAGAGAAATTCGATATCACGACTGGCGAACCGAATGAACCGGGCGCACCGGACCCGCTGCAGATGGAGTCCATGATGAAGAAACTGATCGCGGAACGCTTCGGCCTGAAGTTTCACATGGTGAAGAAAGAGATGTCGGCATACGTCATCAGTGTGGCGAAGGGCGGACCAAAGCTGACCCCATCCACCGCCGACCCACGCACCGGTTCGGGGTTCGGCTTCCCTGGTAAGTTAGGCAATCTTGTATTCCGGAATATCACCATGGATGGCTTCGCATCGTGGATGCAGGGTGGTGTCTTCGACCGTCCTTGCGTAAATCACACCGGAATTGAAGGCCATTTTGACGGCTCCTTGAAGTGGTCGCCGGACGAGACGCAGTTTCAAATCTTTGGTGTGAAGATCGTACCGGACGAATCTGCCGATGCACCGCCGCCCATTACTACCGCTATGGAGCAGCAGTTGGGCCTGAAGCTTACAACGGAAAGGACCGCGGTCGACGTGATGGTGATTGATCACGTGGAGAGGCCCAGCGACAACTAA
- a CDS encoding TIGR03435 family protein, with translation MRPLAFALLAFSVVSLPPARLHAAAVQAAAAKTNIDDTWQGTLHAEKDFRTVIKISKDADGKLKTQFFSIDQGGRPIPVDTTTFQGGQLVLKIDAIDGLYSGTLSPDGTTITGQMKQGDKPLPMIFVRATPDTAWAIPEPPKAVPPMAADANPSWDVATIKPAPPDEQGKGFGGPPRHFQTRNTTLNDMIAFAYDVNPKQIVGGPDWMGTDKFDIVTGEPDVPGNPTGTQVKGMLRKLMAQRFGMKFHEGKQQMSAYVLTVAKDGVKMTKTDGDEHSGGGFQFTKLGHLIMRNQTMDDICHGFQGAVFDRPVVNHTGLQGRYNGTLTWTPDETQFAVFNVKIVPDESPDAPPPIFTAIQQQSGLKLDAEKTAVDVMILDHVEKPSEN, from the coding sequence ATGCGTCCCCTTGCTTTTGCTTTGCTTGCCTTCAGCGTCGTCAGTCTTCCCCCCGCGCGACTGCATGCTGCCGCTGTGCAGGCTGCGGCTGCAAAGACCAACATTGACGACACTTGGCAGGGCACACTGCATGCGGAAAAAGATTTTCGCACCGTCATCAAGATCAGTAAGGACGCGGACGGCAAGCTCAAAACACAGTTCTTCAGTATTGATCAGGGTGGACGCCCCATTCCTGTCGATACCACCACGTTTCAGGGGGGCCAACTGGTTCTGAAGATCGATGCCATCGACGGCCTTTACAGTGGCACATTGTCGCCAGATGGAACAACCATCACCGGTCAGATGAAGCAGGGTGACAAGCCCCTGCCAATGATCTTTGTACGCGCTACACCCGACACAGCATGGGCCATCCCGGAACCACCCAAAGCTGTACCACCCATGGCAGCGGACGCGAACCCGAGCTGGGATGTTGCCACAATTAAGCCCGCTCCGCCCGATGAACAGGGCAAGGGCTTCGGTGGTCCGCCGCGCCACTTCCAAACGCGCAACACCACCCTCAATGACATGATCGCCTTCGCCTACGATGTGAATCCGAAGCAGATCGTCGGTGGTCCTGACTGGATGGGAACGGACAAGTTTGACATCGTTACAGGCGAGCCGGATGTACCGGGCAATCCCACTGGTACGCAGGTGAAGGGCATGCTGCGCAAGCTGATGGCGCAACGCTTCGGCATGAAGTTCCATGAAGGCAAGCAGCAGATGTCAGCGTACGTCCTCACCGTCGCAAAAGACGGCGTCAAGATGACGAAGACCGATGGCGATGAACACAGCGGTGGCGGCTTTCAGTTCACCAAGCTAGGTCATCTCATCATGCGCAATCAAACCATGGACGACATCTGCCACGGCTTTCAGGGCGCGGTGTTTGATCGCCCGGTGGTGAATCACACAGGATTGCAGGGCCGTTACAACGGCACGCTGACATGGACGCCCGATGAAACGCAGTTCGCTGTCTTCAATGTAAAAATTGTTCCGGACGAATCCCCGGATGCGCCACCGCCAATCTTCACTGCCATCCAGCAGCAGAGCGGCTTGAAGCTCGACGCGGAAAAGACCGCCGTTGATGTCATGATCCTCGACCACGTCGAAAAACCAAGCGAGAACTGA
- a CDS encoding TonB-dependent receptor translates to MIRALSIQSKARPSAAALLFLSAVTASAAEHHGRVLANGLPLPGVTVTATQGDKKLVATTDSQGIFQFPTIDAGQWKLHMEMQGFRAVDATVTIPETTPTAPVELQMMPLAEVLASAKAMLPNAPAPVITAAVEKPAPKAKAKDAGDNSAPPPPPADSAASSEPDKSADGMLINGSENNAATSKYSLAQAFGSRRAGSKSLYTGSAGFQLSASPFDAKQYSVSGLQLPKPSYTQFTGIATIGGPIRIPHLFYNGPNFFVAYQWTRDNNATNYTGLVPTADQRNGIVAGTIVNPATGLPVVGPVPISQQAAALLALYPLPNVTGNTSYNYQTQALTGLHADALQSRLDKTIGRRDSFFGGFGFRNLRSDSANLFQFRDTTRTLGIDTNVHWQHRFPHQLFVDTGYRFTRLRTNVTPYFSNRTNISGNAGITGNNQDPTNWGPPTLAFSSGIAGLTDGISAFDRNRTDELSVEATWTHRRHTVTFGGGFRRQESNQLAQSNPRGNFTFTGAASGSDFADFLLGVPSASRVAFGNADKYFRQSVSDLFVTDDWRIKPELTLTTGIRWDYGAPNTELKGRLVNLDVAPGFTNVQQVLGYNPVGPLTGQHYPSSLVRPDFRKFQPRFAFAWRPLPAQPLVIRGGYGIYVDTSVYLNAAESMSQQSPLSTSLNVSRSATCPLTMANGFINCAGTTSNTFAIDPNFRTGYAQMWNLSVQQDLPGSLVLTAKYLGSKGTHVPQEFLPNTYAPGGTATCASCPRGFVYRTSYANAIRHAGEVQLRRRLRSGITATLDYLYAHSIDNAAFLGGGGTNTAAVSSALTAYNTPAESLAQNWQNLRAERSRSSFDQRHLLKFTLQYTTGMGMGGGTLMTGWRGKLLKQWTIASEFSAGSGLPQTPIVVSTIPGTGFTNILRPNRTGADPYAAPTGYHLNSAAYATPANGQFGNAGRYSIEGPNAITLDTSLARVFKFRDPYSFELRVDSTNILNHVVYTGWVTTLPATTFGLPASAKGMRQFELSGRLRF, encoded by the coding sequence TTGATCCGAGCATTGTCCATTCAGTCGAAGGCGCGTCCCTCCGCAGCAGCACTGCTGTTTCTCTCAGCGGTGACAGCATCTGCTGCAGAACATCACGGACGCGTACTTGCCAACGGCCTGCCGCTCCCCGGCGTTACGGTCACAGCCACGCAGGGCGACAAGAAGCTGGTCGCCACAACTGATTCACAGGGCATCTTCCAATTCCCAACGATTGATGCGGGCCAATGGAAGCTCCACATGGAGATGCAGGGCTTCCGCGCTGTCGATGCAACGGTGACCATCCCGGAGACAACGCCCACAGCCCCAGTGGAATTGCAGATGATGCCGCTCGCAGAGGTGCTTGCTTCGGCAAAGGCCATGCTGCCCAACGCGCCCGCGCCGGTGATTACGGCCGCCGTCGAAAAGCCCGCACCAAAAGCGAAGGCGAAGGACGCTGGCGACAACTCTGCACCGCCACCACCGCCAGCAGATTCAGCCGCTTCGTCCGAACCGGACAAGAGCGCAGACGGCATGCTGATCAACGGCAGCGAGAACAACGCAGCCACCAGCAAGTATTCGCTGGCACAGGCCTTCGGATCGCGTCGTGCTGGCAGCAAGAGCCTCTACACCGGTAGCGCTGGCTTCCAGCTCAGTGCATCACCGTTTGATGCCAAGCAGTACTCCGTGTCGGGCCTGCAACTGCCAAAGCCTTCGTACACACAATTCACCGGCATCGCCACCATTGGCGGCCCCATCCGCATCCCGCATCTCTTCTACAACGGGCCAAACTTCTTCGTTGCCTACCAGTGGACGCGCGACAATAACGCAACGAACTACACCGGCCTCGTTCCCACAGCGGACCAGCGCAATGGCATTGTCGCCGGTACCATCGTGAACCCGGCAACAGGCTTGCCCGTCGTTGGTCCTGTACCCATCAGTCAGCAGGCTGCAGCTCTGCTTGCGCTGTACCCGTTGCCCAACGTCACTGGCAACACCAGTTACAACTATCAGACACAAGCGCTAACCGGCTTGCATGCGGATGCCTTGCAATCGCGCCTGGACAAAACCATAGGCCGCCGGGATTCGTTCTTCGGCGGATTTGGCTTCCGCAATCTGCGCTCCGATAGCGCCAACCTATTCCAGTTCCGCGACACTACACGCACCCTCGGCATCGACACCAACGTGCACTGGCAGCATCGCTTCCCGCACCAGTTGTTCGTCGACACTGGGTATCGCTTCACGCGCCTGCGCACAAACGTTACACCGTACTTCTCCAACCGCACCAACATCAGCGGCAACGCGGGCATCACGGGTAACAATCAGGACCCCACCAACTGGGGCCCACCAACGTTGGCTTTCTCCAGCGGCATCGCAGGACTCACAGATGGCATCAGTGCCTTCGATCGCAACCGCACCGATGAACTCTCCGTTGAAGCGACATGGACACATCGTCGCCACACCGTCACCTTCGGCGGCGGCTTCCGTCGGCAGGAGTCTAATCAACTCGCACAGTCCAATCCGCGCGGTAACTTCACCTTCACCGGTGCAGCCTCCGGATCAGACTTCGCAGACTTCCTCTTAGGTGTACCCTCTGCCAGCAGAGTCGCCTTCGGCAACGCGGACAAATATTTCCGCCAGTCCGTCAGCGATCTCTTCGTCACAGACGACTGGCGCATCAAGCCGGAACTCACTCTCACCACCGGCATCCGCTGGGATTACGGCGCACCGAACACCGAGTTGAAGGGGCGCCTCGTTAACCTCGATGTCGCACCAGGCTTCACCAATGTGCAGCAGGTGCTTGGTTACAACCCGGTAGGCCCGCTCACCGGCCAACACTATCCGTCATCGCTGGTCCGTCCGGACTTTCGCAAATTCCAGCCGCGCTTCGCTTTTGCATGGCGTCCACTGCCTGCGCAGCCGCTCGTCATCCGTGGTGGCTACGGCATCTATGTAGACACCTCTGTCTATCTCAACGCTGCAGAGTCCATGTCGCAGCAATCGCCGTTGTCCACCAGCCTCAACGTCTCCCGCAGTGCAACCTGCCCGCTCACCATGGCAAACGGTTTCATCAACTGCGCAGGGACAACGTCGAACACCTTCGCCATCGATCCCAACTTCCGTACTGGCTACGCGCAGATGTGGAATCTGAGCGTGCAACAGGATCTCCCCGGTTCTCTTGTGCTCACTGCGAAATATCTCGGCTCCAAGGGAACGCATGTGCCGCAGGAATTCCTGCCCAACACCTACGCGCCCGGCGGCACAGCCACCTGCGCATCATGCCCACGCGGCTTCGTCTATCGCACTTCGTATGCCAACGCCATTCGCCACGCGGGAGAAGTGCAGTTGCGTCGTCGTCTGCGTAGCGGAATAACCGCAACGCTGGATTATCTCTACGCACACTCCATTGATAACGCTGCCTTCCTCGGCGGCGGTGGCACGAACACTGCAGCCGTCTCGTCGGCTCTCACGGCTTACAACACTCCGGCAGAATCCTTGGCGCAGAACTGGCAGAACCTCCGTGCCGAACGCAGCCGCTCATCCTTTGATCAGCGTCATCTGTTGAAGTTCACGTTGCAATACACCACTGGCATGGGCATGGGTGGTGGCACGCTGATGACTGGCTGGCGCGGCAAATTGCTCAAGCAGTGGACCATCGCATCAGAGTTCAGCGCGGGCAGCGGTCTGCCGCAAACTCCCATCGTCGTCTCCACGATCCCCGGCACAGGCTTCACCAACATCCTTCGGCCCAACCGCACTGGTGCAGACCCTTATGCAGCACCCACGGGCTATCATCTCAACTCAGCCGCATACGCAACACCCGCGAATGGCCAGTTCGGCAATGCGGGTCGTTACTCCATCGAAGGCCCCAACGCGATAACGTTGGATACATCACTGGCGCGCGTCTTCAAGTTCCGTGACCCATACAGCTTTGAACTTCGCGTCGACAGCACGAATATCCTGAATCACGTGGTCTACACGGGTTGGGTCACCACTCTGCCCGCCACCACCTTCGGCTTGCCTGCGTCAGCCAAGGGAATGCGTCAATTCGAACTTAGCGGGAGGCTTCGCTTCTAA
- a CDS encoding VWA domain-containing protein, which translates to MKSLVLIATLALANSALSQQIGTNQPQGQDGSYTLSVKSQLVTEAVVIKDKSGKFIPNLTANDFTVTEDGTPQKIRVFEHESLPVDAEPLPKQDPNDEQVKIYKRLARTSFQQSAQYKDKRLIAMYFDMSAMRPDDQLRALQSAEKFIRTQMTSADMVSILRYQVGSVDVLLDFSQDRNKMLSILETMIVGEGQGNDETVSDDSSADTGAAFGQDSGEFNIFNTDRQLSALQTAASMLGAMNEKKILLYFASGLRLNGNDNQAQLHATVEAAVKSGVSFWPIDARGLVATPPLGDASQGSPGGQGMYSGTAATAVNDRFQQSQDTLYALAADTGGKAFFDNNDLDAGIVRAQKAITDYYLIGYYTTNTSLNGAFRKIKITVADSLNASLDYRKGYYANKEFGKFNGTEKERQLEDALMLGDPITELTIAMELNYFQLNRAEYFVPLTVKIPGRELALAKKFGSEHTVIDFVCEIKDEIGGNTVTNLRDNVDVKISDATAAELAKRPIEYSTGFTLLPGRYSIKFLARDDETGRIGTYQTSFIIPNLNKETKKLPISSVILSNQRVDTKSALFNTMKGKDQAKADAVNPLMSAEGKLIPSVTRVFRTDRDLEILLQAYQGAPAAPATAPATPGAAAPAASARGPLVAYVSVFRDGKKAMETQAVKAEPIAESRLGTTPIRMKVALTNLTAGEYDIQVTVLDPAGNRIATWRGPMAIAR; encoded by the coding sequence ATGAAATCTCTCGTACTCATCGCAACCCTCGCGCTCGCAAACTCGGCCCTATCGCAGCAGATTGGCACCAATCAGCCCCAGGGTCAGGACGGTTCCTACACGCTTAGCGTCAAGTCACAACTCGTCACAGAAGCGGTCGTCATCAAGGACAAGAGCGGCAAGTTCATTCCGAACCTTACTGCCAACGACTTCACGGTCACCGAAGATGGCACACCGCAGAAGATTCGAGTCTTCGAGCATGAATCATTGCCCGTTGACGCCGAGCCACTGCCCAAACAGGACCCGAACGACGAACAGGTCAAGATCTACAAGAGGCTGGCGCGCACATCGTTTCAGCAGTCCGCGCAGTACAAGGACAAGCGCCTGATCGCCATGTACTTCGACATGTCCGCCATGCGTCCTGATGATCAGTTGCGCGCATTGCAGTCCGCGGAAAAATTCATCCGCACGCAGATGACCTCTGCAGACATGGTCTCCATCCTGCGCTATCAGGTAGGCTCCGTCGACGTCCTTCTCGACTTCTCGCAGGACCGCAACAAGATGCTCTCCATCCTCGAAACCATGATCGTGGGTGAAGGGCAAGGCAATGATGAAACCGTCAGCGACGACAGCAGCGCAGACACAGGCGCGGCCTTCGGTCAGGACTCCGGCGAGTTCAACATCTTCAACACAGATCGTCAGTTGTCGGCATTGCAGACAGCAGCCAGCATGCTCGGCGCCATGAATGAGAAGAAGATTCTTCTCTACTTCGCCAGCGGCCTTCGCCTCAACGGCAACGACAATCAGGCGCAGCTCCACGCAACGGTCGAAGCTGCTGTGAAATCCGGTGTTTCCTTCTGGCCCATCGACGCACGCGGTCTTGTTGCTACGCCGCCACTCGGTGATGCATCGCAGGGCTCGCCCGGCGGCCAGGGCATGTACAGCGGCACCGCCGCTACCGCCGTGAATGATCGCTTCCAGCAATCGCAGGACACGCTCTACGCACTCGCTGCAGATACCGGCGGCAAAGCCTTCTTCGATAACAACGATCTCGATGCAGGCATCGTTCGCGCACAGAAGGCCATCACCGACTACTACCTCATCGGCTACTACACAACGAACACCTCGCTCAACGGTGCATTTCGCAAAATCAAGATCACCGTCGCCGATTCGCTCAACGCCTCGCTCGACTACCGCAAGGGCTACTACGCGAACAAGGAATTCGGTAAGTTCAACGGCACCGAGAAAGAGCGTCAGTTGGAAGACGCGCTCATGCTCGGCGACCCCATCACGGAACTCACCATTGCGATGGAGTTGAATTACTTCCAGCTCAATCGCGCGGAATACTTCGTCCCACTCACGGTCAAGATCCCCGGCCGCGAACTCGCACTCGCAAAGAAGTTCGGCAGTGAACACACCGTCATCGATTTCGTCTGCGAAATCAAGGATGAGATCGGTGGCAACACTGTCACCAACCTTCGCGACAACGTCGACGTAAAGATCAGCGACGCCACCGCCGCGGAACTCGCAAAGCGTCCCATTGAATACAGCACCGGCTTCACGTTGCTGCCGGGTCGTTACAGCATCAAGTTCCTCGCACGCGACGACGAGACGGGCCGCATCGGTACTTACCAAACCAGCTTCATCATTCCGAACTTGAACAAGGAAACGAAGAAGCTTCCCATCAGCTCCGTCATCCTCAGCAATCAGCGCGTTGATACCAAGTCCGCACTCTTCAACACCATGAAGGGCAAGGACCAGGCAAAGGCCGACGCGGTGAATCCGCTGATGAGCGCCGAAGGCAAACTCATCCCGTCGGTCACACGCGTCTTCCGCACAGACCGCGACCTTGAGATCCTGCTGCAGGCATATCAAGGCGCACCCGCTGCACCTGCAACAGCCCCGGCCACACCCGGCGCCGCTGCTCCTGCGGCTTCAGCACGCGGACCTCTGGTGGCATACGTCTCCGTCTTCCGCGACGGCAAGAAAGCAATGGAAACGCAGGCCGTCAAAGCCGAACCCATCGCTGAAAGTCGTCTCGGCACCACACCCATCCGTATGAAGGTGGCGCTCACAAACCTGACCGCAGGCGAGTACGACATACAGGTCACCGTCCTCGATCCCGCAGGCAACCGCATCGCCACATGGCGAGGCCCCATGGCTATCGCACGCTAA